The region ccCCCTACACACAACGCAAATTCGGCGAAACGTTTTGGATCGTTTCTTAACTTCCGCACAGTGATTGCTCGCCGGAAACGGATGCAATGGATTATACGCTTGGACTTGAACTTAGCACCTTTTTCGCCGAACGCGTCGAAGTTTTCAAAACTTCCACACCTCACGGCGGAGCGCCagaggaaacgaaaacgaaaacaaaaatcacaCGCTACCACTGGGCTGCAATTAAAGAGTTACGATACAAACACATACGCCACTAGGCCCGGACAGGCCCCCGAATTCCCTTCGCACGCGTAATTTGCGTCGCACTAAACAAACTCAAGACAAACTATCCGAACAAATTCAATGACTACTGCGTTGGGCAGCACTTGACCACAGCACTTTACGTGTATCCTTAACGACGACGCACTCTAGAATCGGAAAAGTCGAGatccttgctggtggtgctgctgctgctgttcagaGGACGCGCATCCGTACGCTTCGAGTGATAACGGCCTTTTCCACGTttttcgtcgtcaccatcggctCACAAGCTCGCCGCGTGGTTTACACACACACctgctctgtctctttctctccctctctttctctctaacgCCGCTCTGCGGACGCGCACGCGCACATAGACTCTCGACGAACGAAGGAGCGagcaaaacagaacgaaaacgCACGCTTTCGGCAATCGTGGGGCCGATCGAGCGTTATCGAGAGAGGTTATTAAGTAATTGAAAAAGTTCTTTGGTATTTGTTCAAGAAACTAGTTAAAGTTAAATCGAATTGCTTTATATAAAGTTTTGAAGTACCATAACCTTGTTAAATTAGTGattgattaataaaatataatattgATGAATATAAAACAGATTATGTAAATATTTCAAGCGCagtatattttattttcttgatATTATTACatgattattgttatttcGATTCAGATTTGTTCAGATCAATTCGCAAATTCGTAAATCATTATAATGTATTTTGCTTCCTCTTAGGCGCCCTAACAGAGTTCTACTTTCATGCTTTAAATTTGCCATTCTAAGCATTAATTACACAACTATATAATTACCAGCACATTAACCGCACACGATAGAAACCACCGCCTAATGAGTCTTGGGGCCGTGAAAGGTGACAAAGTGTGAcaaaaatgattattttaaCACGATAAGAAGCGCGATCCCTTGGGAAAGTGGAGAGAACTCGTCAGAATGGCGGAGTAGGAAAGGGATCACATGAACCGCTCGTTTGATTCCTCATTATCATATTGCTACGCATCAGATCTTAACTAATTAGTGAATCAATTTGGTTATGAATCGTTATTGTACACTTTGCCAAGAAGCTGCTGTAGAAACGGTATTGATATTTAGCAAGTGAGAACATTAAACCATAGAACGAAGCATATTTCACATAGCTGCCTTTAATTTTTGCTTGGATACGCATATGACCTTTTTCGCTTTGATTTAATGTAAATGAATCATGTAATTTTCCTTCAACTTCGTTGAAATTGGTTTTGAATCGAAATTACTTCTCAAACAAAAAGAATGTCCTGTACATCGTGTAATAACTGAGTTGATAGAGCATCCATTTTGGTTTAATCTTCTAAAAAATGTTATTTCTTGAACACTGTTCGAATGTTACAAATAATGCCCAAAAACGTCTCAACAACTATCGGTCTATCGCTGCACCAAATTCACGTTCGAGATTAAATTGTGGACCAGTGCCGTTGCCCAATTATCCCTCAAAAATCATTCCACACCCGTGCGTTCCATCTATTGTGCAATGGTTGCTGCAACACGGCCTCACCGACGAAATATGCATCAGAACACGCACCAAACACCTCGTACAGCCCATGTCCTTCAGGTCTGCAGTCTCGCGACCTATAGCtacccaccagccagccgcgGTGTCGTCCGTCTACGTACGTGATCAGGTTGGAATGTTAAATTAAACGCTTGGCACTACGGGCCACGGTGACAAACCCGCCAATGACCGCGATATGCGATCGACTACCAGTGGGGACCATGATAGTCCCCACCCGCTACGCGTTACGATCAGCTCGATCCCAGTATAAATGTTGCCACCGATCGCTACCAACAGCACAGTACAACCGTTTCCCAGCTCCAGCACAGCAAACctacccaaaaaccaaaaccatctcAAAATGTTCGCCAAAGTGATCTGCTTCGTCGCTATTGCCGTGGCCTGCGCCGCCGGAAAGCCGCTGACGGCCGCTGTTGTTGCCGCTCCGGCCGTTGTGACCGCCCAGAGCTCGCAAGTGATCGCCCGGAACTACAACGGTATTGCTGCGGCCTATACTGCTCCGATTGCTGCGGCTTACACTGCTCCGATCGCGGCTGCTTACACCGCTCCAGTTGCTGCCGCTTACACTgccccggttgctgctgcctacAGTGCCCCGCTGGCTGCTGCCTACAGTGCCCCACTGGCGGCCGCCTACACTGCATCGCCTTACTCTGCCTACGCTCCTTACTATCCTTATGTGCTGTAAACCGGACTCCCTTGTAAGATCCTCGATGTTGATTTTTTAACAATAATGACAACCAGCTCTTGAGCAACGCAAACCCTCTACTGAGTCATTACTTCTTGACGACGGTCATTAAGGAACGAATGAAAGAAAGGATAGTCCACCAAACGGTCGCAAACCGACACGGTCGTCATTCTTCGCTTTGTCACCGTTTCATGATCCCTTTGAAGTACTAACATGGCCTCATTTCTAATGGCCCATTCAGTGAAAGATTTAGATCTTCCGGAGAGTACATAGAATCGCTCAGAAGAATCACTTTCATTGAATCGATTTGAGTCTTTATAGTGCCCAGAAGGAGGGAAGCAATGGTCGTCCTTGTCATCGTCGAGTGGTCAATCGGTAAGCCTCCCAGTACAGCGGGTGTCACGTTGTGTGCTGGTTGAAGGTGAAACACCGCCGAGTAAGTGTTTTACAGCCTTATCGCAAGAAGCACATTACAGAAGCTGCCAACTGTAACAGTAAGAACACTAGGAGTAGGTAGATGCAAATGACTTCATAGAATTGATGCAATCGGTTGTACGCACATGACGTCAAGTTCTGCGAAGAAATCTAGAGCAAACGAAGCCTCATCACAGCGAAAAGGGATGCGGTTTCGATTTGCATGATGAAACACGCGGAATGTTGAGACGTTCGTGAACCTCCGAATTACCTTCATCATTATCGAGCATTCAGCCCGCCTCCGATCGGTTCGGGTTCATCGATTATGCAAAGAATGGCTTTCTGAAGGCATCGATCATCAATTCAGTCAGCATCTCGAGAACCGAACAGGAATGCTAGAAGTTATTTCTCCATCTTCACACTCAACTCCACTCATCATCGGCCGAAGGTCATCCTCTCCTAGAAAATGCTTCCAATTGACGTTCTGTCCGCCTCGATACCTTAGCTCAGTTTCCGTTTCTACCGACTGTTGGTTGACTGCCTCTGCTAGACTGCCAAGATGCTGCACAGGACATTCCTGTCAGTGGCATGCCGGTGGAGAAACAGAGAATGGAAAACTGTGCTCCTTCGCATCCTTACACGCTCGGTTGCCTGGAATGAATAGCTGAGCCGAGCTGAACGGATGGCCCAAAGAAATGCCAACAATTCTCATATTTAATATTCATATACCCCATAATTATGCACGGTACGTTCCCAGAGCTCGGGTTTTATAGAATGTGCGCCACCGACGGTGATATCGACACATCGGAACCGGTCGGTCCACCCGAAAGGGGTATTatgctcc is a window of Anopheles aquasalis chromosome 2, idAnoAquaMG_Q_19, whole genome shotgun sequence DNA encoding:
- the LOC126569186 gene encoding vitelline membrane protein Vm26Ab-like; amino-acid sequence: MFAKVICFVAIAVACAAGKPLTAAVVAAPAVVTAQSSQVIARNYNGIAAAYTAPIAAAYTAPIAAAYTAPVAAAYTAPVAAAYSAPLAAAYSAPLAAAYTASPYSAYAPYYPYVL